In one Nostoc sp. KVJ3 genomic region, the following are encoded:
- a CDS encoding ATP-binding protein, whose amino-acid sequence MPLRRWTLRQQLTILTVLFLSLSGLALWLVIQLFESLEGTVVSRNQQELASANTRLIKLFWESRPNHTETPDELLNQSLQDLSTDALGNFPRVEGGFYLLQRDRLLGYAFPTHGGPIPKRDIPPTEQDLILQLARRATSQGLPQELVLRPKLDILILRVDPLPLWGSVWTMKRMPRTEDSPQKILSGLIVLGILIVGIWTFAIAMQLQWGVQKLQQSLKAMEANPAEQIPPLPAEMGLLGSAINTMQFRRQDLEQRLRRVEHLASLGQLVAGVAHEVRNPLASMRLNLQYTERQLQKQAINNLPIASLLEQVERLEHLVKRLLYFDHNQQEIPTVTSLEAIAQESIALLRLKAEECGVDLLYLPPTASLPQIPLCRHELGQVFVNLILNAIQASPEGEQVKIGVEQISNNGEQVNSLLLAWVEDRGKGLSTEAQEQIFVPFYSTKPEGTGLGLAISHEIITRNHGYIDVQSKPGCTRFSIYLTI is encoded by the coding sequence ATGCCCCTGCGACGCTGGACTCTGCGGCAACAACTTACAATTTTGACAGTTTTGTTCCTGAGTCTGAGTGGATTAGCGCTATGGCTAGTTATACAACTGTTTGAAAGCTTGGAGGGGACAGTAGTTTCCCGCAATCAGCAGGAACTGGCGAGTGCTAATACCCGCCTAATCAAGTTATTTTGGGAATCTCGCCCCAATCATACAGAAACCCCTGACGAGCTTTTAAATCAGTCGTTACAAGATTTATCAACAGACGCTTTAGGAAATTTTCCCCGTGTAGAAGGGGGCTTCTATCTGCTACAGCGCGATCGCTTGTTGGGATACGCTTTTCCCACTCATGGGGGGCCAATACCAAAAAGAGACATTCCCCCCACAGAACAGGACTTAATTTTACAATTGGCACGACGGGCAACTAGTCAGGGTTTACCCCAAGAACTCGTACTGCGTCCCAAGTTGGATATTTTGATATTGCGAGTAGATCCCTTACCCCTTTGGGGATCGGTGTGGACTATGAAACGGATGCCACGGACAGAAGATAGTCCGCAGAAAATTCTCAGTGGGTTGATAGTGTTGGGAATTTTAATTGTGGGTATATGGACATTTGCCATTGCGATGCAACTCCAGTGGGGCGTGCAGAAACTACAGCAGAGTCTCAAGGCGATGGAGGCAAATCCGGCAGAACAGATACCACCTTTACCTGCTGAAATGGGACTGTTAGGAAGTGCAATCAACACAATGCAGTTTCGCCGTCAAGATTTGGAACAACGGCTGCGGCGAGTTGAGCATTTGGCTTCATTAGGGCAACTGGTAGCAGGTGTTGCCCATGAAGTTCGTAATCCCCTCGCCAGTATGCGGTTGAACTTGCAATATACAGAACGCCAACTACAAAAACAGGCGATTAACAATCTCCCCATTGCGAGTTTGCTCGAACAAGTGGAACGTTTGGAACATTTGGTTAAAAGACTTCTGTATTTTGACCACAACCAACAGGAAATTCCCACAGTAACTTCCCTAGAAGCGATCGCTCAAGAATCAATTGCCTTACTCCGCCTCAAAGCAGAAGAATGCGGAGTTGATTTGCTTTATCTCCCTCCCACTGCATCCTTACCGCAGATACCGCTTTGTCGTCACGAACTAGGACAGGTATTCGTGAATTTGATTTTGAATGCGATTCAAGCCAGTCCTGAAGGGGAACAAGTGAAAATTGGAGTTGAGCAGATATCAAACAATGGAGAACAGGTTAATTCCCTTTTACTCGCTTGGGTCGAAGATCGAGGAAAAGGCTTATCTACCGAGGCTCAAGAGCAAATTTTCGTCCCGTTCTATTCCACTAAACCCGAAGGAACAGGACTAGGGTTAGCCATTAGCCACGAAATTATTACACGCAATCACGGTTATATCGATGTGCAATCTAAACCGGGATGTACCCGCTTTAGCATTTACTTAACTATTTAA
- a CDS encoding sigma-54-dependent transcriptional regulator, which produces MAKILIIDDEKALRQAIAQILHSEGHEVLEAADGEQGLKLLQNPATHLDLIFLDLKMPKTQGMTVLKQLEQKRFELPVIVMTAYGTSRTAIEAMQLGAYDYLTKPFDLDELVNLTTKALAHHQEPLYHVGESTLQVGQEELLGRSQPMQSVFKLIGRLAPTDTIVLITGESGTGKELVASTLHVASPRSKAPLVKVNCAALPEHLLEAELFGHEKGAFTGANHLRIGRFEQANSGTIFLDEIGELSLVIQGKLLRVLQDCSFERLGSNQTHTVNVRIIAATNRNLEQMVQQNQFREDLFYRLNVVRLELPPLRDRPEDLEELTQHFLSTTALRRGFKRLALAESAMKRLRDYTFPGNVRELQNTLERAAILSGGRTILPEHLVFNQKNET; this is translated from the coding sequence ATGGCAAAAATTCTAATTATTGATGACGAAAAAGCATTACGACAGGCGATCGCCCAAATCTTGCACAGTGAAGGTCATGAAGTACTAGAAGCAGCAGACGGCGAACAGGGATTAAAGCTGTTACAAAACCCAGCCACTCATCTTGATTTAATATTTCTTGATTTGAAAATGCCCAAAACTCAAGGGATGACAGTATTAAAGCAACTAGAGCAAAAGCGGTTTGAGTTACCTGTAATTGTGATGACAGCCTACGGAACCAGTCGCACTGCCATCGAAGCGATGCAGTTAGGTGCTTACGATTATTTAACTAAACCATTTGACTTAGATGAACTAGTAAACTTGACTACCAAAGCATTAGCCCATCATCAAGAGCCATTGTATCACGTTGGTGAATCTACCTTGCAGGTAGGACAAGAGGAATTATTGGGGCGATCGCAACCGATGCAATCAGTCTTCAAACTCATCGGTCGTCTTGCTCCCACAGATACAATCGTCCTGATCACCGGAGAATCTGGTACTGGCAAAGAATTGGTTGCTTCAACCCTTCATGTAGCTAGTCCCCGCAGCAAAGCGCCATTAGTAAAAGTTAACTGTGCTGCACTACCAGAACATTTGTTAGAAGCAGAACTATTTGGACATGAAAAAGGAGCATTTACTGGTGCAAATCACCTGCGAATTGGACGATTTGAGCAAGCAAATAGCGGCACAATTTTTTTGGATGAAATTGGAGAACTCAGTCTCGTGATTCAAGGTAAACTTCTGCGGGTGTTACAGGATTGTTCCTTTGAAAGGCTGGGTAGCAACCAGACACACACAGTCAACGTGCGGATTATTGCTGCAACCAATCGCAACCTAGAGCAGATGGTACAGCAAAACCAGTTTCGGGAAGACCTTTTTTATCGCCTTAACGTCGTCCGCTTGGAATTACCACCCCTGCGCGATCGCCCCGAAGATTTAGAAGAACTTACCCAACACTTTCTTAGCACTACTGCTTTGCGGCGGGGATTCAAACGCTTGGCGCTGGCGGAATCGGCGATGAAGAGGCTGAGGGATTATACTTTTCCTGGGAATGTGCGGGAGTTGCAGAACACTTTAGAACGGGCAGCGATCCTTTCAGGTGGACGCACAATTTTGCCGGAACATCTTGTCTTTAATCAAAAGAATGAGACATGA
- a CDS encoding RNA polymerase sigma-54 factor: protein MNTQTLTSTLSVETRLETQAVLYPTLRQLVQLLPWNHQRVREHLQAEAQHNPFLRHQNSNHREALLEDILPNWYSPVAMQPSLQEHLRGQIAALDLPPKQREALSYLMQWVSPSGYLEESPQVWISGSAWNVKELEVVVSHLQSLDPPGIGARSPQECLLLQLQDRPNSLAALLVRDYLADVANCIGNSTQGNEHQQLLLKKLQLYAERVSVVESPINLTTLKAAIQEIQTLEPRPGRNFSHHPVAIATPDLQAEFNANGWQVSLTSEVSQEFCLDEEAIALLAQSNHKMQETLLQQARNLLSALNQWQENLLKVGQFLVNRQQAFLTSKDSLDLVPTPQQLVAQSVGLSNATISRIVRDRYLLINGEKSRIVPLQSFCTTVGIGGRTPKQIQELIIQLIQQEPPAKSYSDEELAQLLKLRFGIAIARRTVVKYRKMAGIESSRARKLKDLKL from the coding sequence ATGAATACCCAGACATTAACTTCAACTCTCTCTGTAGAAACCCGTTTAGAGACACAAGCAGTTCTTTATCCAACGCTACGACAATTGGTGCAACTGTTACCTTGGAATCATCAGCGAGTTCGAGAACATTTGCAAGCAGAAGCTCAACATAATCCATTTTTGCGGCATCAAAACTCTAATCATCGGGAAGCATTGCTAGAAGACATTTTACCAAATTGGTATAGTCCAGTTGCAATGCAGCCAAGCTTACAAGAACATCTGCGTGGGCAAATTGCCGCTTTAGATTTGCCACCTAAACAGCGAGAAGCGCTGTCATACCTCATGCAATGGGTTTCACCCTCCGGCTATCTAGAAGAATCGCCCCAAGTCTGGATATCAGGAAGTGCTTGGAATGTCAAGGAATTAGAAGTGGTTGTGTCGCATTTACAAAGCCTCGATCCGCCGGGAATTGGGGCGCGATCGCCCCAAGAATGTCTGCTATTACAACTTCAAGATCGTCCCAATAGTTTGGCTGCCTTATTGGTGCGAGATTACTTAGCAGATGTGGCAAATTGTATTGGTAATTCAACCCAAGGCAATGAACATCAACAATTGTTGTTGAAAAAATTGCAACTATATGCAGAAAGGGTTTCGGTAGTAGAATCACCGATTAATCTGACTACTTTAAAAGCAGCGATTCAAGAAATTCAGACCTTAGAACCTCGTCCCGGCAGGAACTTTAGCCATCATCCAGTAGCGATCGCTACCCCAGACTTACAAGCCGAATTCAATGCCAACGGCTGGCAGGTTTCTTTAACTTCTGAAGTGAGTCAAGAGTTTTGCTTGGATGAAGAAGCGATCGCTTTGCTCGCTCAATCAAACCACAAGATGCAGGAAACGCTGCTACAACAAGCACGAAATTTATTGTCAGCACTCAACCAGTGGCAGGAAAATTTACTCAAAGTCGGGCAATTTTTGGTTAATCGTCAGCAAGCCTTTCTCACAAGTAAAGACAGTCTAGATTTAGTACCAACACCCCAGCAGCTAGTTGCTCAATCAGTCGGGCTTTCCAATGCTACCATCAGTCGCATTGTGCGCGATCGCTATTTGCTAATTAACGGAGAGAAAAGTCGAATTGTGCCGTTGCAGTCTTTCTGTACTACTGTTGGCATTGGTGGACGCACACCTAAACAAATTCAAGAGTTGATTATTCAACTAATTCAACAAGAACCGCCAGCTAAATCCTACAGCGACGAAGAACTTGCCCAATTATTAAAGCTGCGATTTGGAATAGCGATCGCTCGACGGACTGTAGTCAAATACCGAAAAATGGCAGGAATCGAATCTTCCCGCGCACGTAAACTTAAAGACTTAAAGTTATAA
- a CDS encoding RNA 2'-phosphotransferase produces MSDPRPIKISKYLSKYLRHTPDAIGIKLAPGGWVAVDELINACAKNKFPITRQELQAVVESSDKQRFALDSTGTLIRANQGHSVEVDLQLEPAVPPDELYHGTGHKSVDSILETGLRKMSRHHVHLSKDIATAQTVGARHGKAVVFAVSATAMHQAGYIFYCSDNGVWLVDRVPPEYLQKI; encoded by the coding sequence ATGAGCGATCCTCGCCCGATCAAAATCAGCAAATATCTCAGCAAATATCTGCGACACACACCAGATGCAATTGGAATTAAACTTGCTCCTGGTGGTTGGGTTGCTGTTGATGAACTAATTAATGCTTGTGCTAAAAACAAGTTTCCGATTACCCGTCAAGAATTACAGGCAGTAGTAGAATCCAGCGATAAACAACGCTTTGCTCTTGATTCTACAGGTACTCTAATTCGGGCGAACCAAGGACATAGTGTAGAAGTCGATTTACAATTAGAACCTGCTGTTCCCCCAGATGAGCTTTATCATGGCACGGGACACAAGTCTGTAGATTCAATTCTGGAAACAGGACTTCGCAAAATGTCACGACATCATGTCCATTTATCGAAGGATATTGCAACAGCCCAAACTGTTGGTGCGAGACATGGAAAAGCCGTGGTTTTTGCTGTATCTGCTACCGCAATGCATCAGGCGGGTTACATTTTTTATTGTTCTGATAATGGTGTTTGGTTAGTGGATCGTGTGCCACCGGAGTATCTCCAAAAAATTTAA
- a CDS encoding amino acid permease — protein MLPIKTVIQNSEEVTRLFSHLEFDGKKLNHQPGSVLGSTALIAGTTVGAGILALPAVTLPSGVVPSTSGLIAVWLYALVSGLLVAEVTLNTMRTEGRASIGFLGIVEKILGKPGARIAGGAYLFMHYALLVAYITEGGEILGYAAAKIWSVQILPTWVGTTTFTLLFGGIMYFGREKFIEKLNSAFVGIVIVSFVGLLFLAAGHIQSAQLLLQDWSALGSAISVMSVALFFQNVVPLVVAQLEGDVRKIRQSIFIGSVIPLIMFLAWNAIILGSVSPDMLHTTSDGRTVFDPLQVLRTGGAGKWLGVLVSIFSEFAIATSFIGFVYGLLDLFKDIFLIAQGKISSRLPLYSLVLFPPMTLGMLNPSIFFTALDYTGTFSISVLGGIIPALMSWKQRQEQENSDSINQPLVPGGKITLMIMIGVALALMGRQIMSTYTN, from the coding sequence ATGCTTCCCATAAAGACTGTTATCCAAAATTCAGAGGAAGTCACTCGGTTGTTTTCTCATCTGGAATTTGATGGAAAAAAGCTGAATCATCAACCGGGTAGTGTATTGGGAAGTACTGCATTAATTGCGGGAACCACCGTTGGGGCGGGGATTCTCGCCCTACCAGCCGTTACCTTGCCCTCTGGGGTTGTGCCATCCACATCTGGATTGATTGCTGTTTGGCTCTACGCTTTAGTTTCAGGGTTATTGGTTGCAGAAGTAACCTTAAATACCATGCGAACAGAAGGGCGGGCGAGTATCGGTTTTTTAGGAATTGTTGAGAAAATTCTTGGTAAACCAGGAGCGCGAATTGCAGGTGGTGCATATTTATTCATGCACTATGCTCTTTTGGTGGCATACATCACCGAAGGCGGAGAGATTTTAGGATATGCGGCAGCCAAAATCTGGAGTGTGCAAATATTGCCTACATGGGTGGGTACAACAACTTTCACCCTCTTATTTGGTGGCATTATGTATTTTGGGCGAGAAAAGTTTATTGAGAAATTAAACAGCGCCTTTGTTGGAATTGTCATCGTTTCCTTTGTGGGACTATTATTTCTCGCAGCAGGGCATATTCAGAGTGCCCAATTATTACTTCAAGACTGGAGCGCCCTTGGTAGTGCTATTTCAGTGATGTCTGTGGCATTATTTTTCCAAAATGTTGTGCCGTTGGTTGTGGCGCAACTCGAAGGAGATGTCCGCAAAATTCGTCAGTCTATCTTTATTGGTTCTGTGATTCCTTTAATTATGTTCTTGGCTTGGAATGCCATAATTTTAGGAAGCGTCAGTCCTGATATGCTACATACAACATCTGACGGTAGAACTGTTTTTGACCCCCTGCAAGTTTTACGAACAGGTGGAGCGGGGAAATGGTTAGGAGTGTTAGTATCCATTTTTTCAGAATTTGCGATCGCCACATCATTTATTGGATTTGTCTACGGCTTGCTAGATTTATTCAAAGATATTTTTCTCATTGCACAGGGCAAAATTTCTAGTCGCCTCCCCCTCTATTCGCTGGTTCTTTTCCCTCCCATGACTCTTGGAATGCTCAATCCCAGCATCTTTTTTACTGCCCTAGATTACACTGGAACATTTAGTATCTCAGTTCTCGGTGGAATTATTCCGGCGTTAATGAGTTGGAAGCAACGTCAAGAACAAGAAAATTCAGATAGCATAAATCAACCACTCGTTCCTGGCGGGAAAATAACGCTCATGATAATGATTGGAGTGGCATTAGCTCTGATGGGAAGACAAATTATGTCAACTTACACAAACTAG